CACATCCGTAGAAAGCGCTATGTTGCGTTTTACTGAAACCTGAAACGCCATGGGGGAAAATTGGCCATGTCAATGATCAGCGAATTCCGTTCTTTTGTTGCCAAGGGCAATGTCGTCGATCTCGCGGTCGGTATCATCATCGGTGCCGCTTTCACCGGCATCGTAAAATCGCTGGTCGATGACATCGTGATGCCGATCGTCGGCGCAATCACCGGAGGCGGCTTCGATTTCTCGAATTACTTCCTGGCGCTGTCGAGCACCGTCACAGCGCCGTCGCTGGCCGCTGCCCGCGAACAGGGCGCGGTCTTTGCTTACGGCAATTTCATCACCGTCCTCATCAATTTCCTGATCCTCGCCTTCATCATCTTCCTGATGGTGAAGGCCGTGAACAAGATGCGCCTCGCCGATGAAAAGAAGTCGGCCGACGAAACCCCCGCCCCGCCGCCGGCCGATATCCAGCTCCTGAGCGAAATCCGCGACATTCTGAAGACAAAGTGATCTTTTGATCACGCCGCTGCGATTCATCATCAGAATCGATCCCGGCCTCACGGATTATCATGGGATTCCCTGGCTTTCCTGCGCTAAAGAAGTGGGAAACAAGCCAAGGGAATTCCATGTCGATCATCTCCAGTCTCAGCCCCCGCGCCGTCGCGGCGCCCGAAAGCGGCATTGTCGAGGTTCTCAATTACGCCCGCGGACGGGAGGGATTGATCCCGCTCTGGGCCGGTGAAGGCGATCTGCCCAGCCCGGACTTCATCAATCGCGCCGCAACCGAGGCGCTTCTCGGCGGCGAGACCTTCTACACCTGGCAGCGCGGCATTCCCGAACTGCGCCAGGCGCTGTCGGATTATTACACGCGGCATTTCTCCGTTTCGCTGCCGGTCGAGCATTTTTACGTCACCGGGTCCGGCATGCACGCGATCATGCTGGCGGTTCAGGCGGTGACCTCGCCGGGCGACGAGATGATCTATCTGTCGCCGACCTGGCCGAACATCATCTCGGCGATCGAGATCTCCGGCGCCCATTCGGTCGGCCTGCCGCTCGATTTCGTCGGCGGCCGCTGGTCGCTCGATCTCGCCAAGCTGGAGGCGAAGATCACGCCGAAGACCAAGGGCCTGTTCATCAACACGCCCGCCAACCCGACCGGCTGGACCGCAACGCTCGATGACTTGAAGAATATCCTGACGCTCGCCCGCAAGCACGGCATCTGGATCGTCGCCGACGAGATCTATGCCCGGTATTATTACGGCGGCGCCCCAAGGGCTCCGTCCTTCCTCGACATCATGGAGGACGGCGACCGGATCATCTTCGCCAATTCCTTCTCCAAGAACTGGTCGATGACCGGCTGGCGGGTCGGCTGGATTGTCGCTCCGCCGGAAATGGGACAGGTTATCGAAAACCTGGTGCAGTATTCGAATTCCGGCGTGGCCCAGTTCCTGCAGCGCGGCGCCGTGGTAGCGCTCAACCAGGGCGATGATTTCGTGAACGCGAATATCGCCCGGGCGACCGAGGCGCGCGATATTCTCTGCGACGCGCTGATTGCCACCAATCGGGTCGAGACCCTGAAGCCGGACGGGGCGCTTTACGCTTTCGTCAAGGTGGACGGCATCACCGACAGCCGCAGCGCGGCGCTGGATATCGTCGACAAGATCGGCGTGGCACTGGCGCCCGGTTCGGCTTTCGGCAAGGGCGGCGAGCTTTTCCTGCGCGCCTGCTTCCTGCGCGATCCGAAGCAGATCAAAGAGGCAGCGGGCCGCCTTTCCGACTACATCAAGCGTCTTTGAACCGTTCCGGCACGCAAACGATAAAATTCGAGCAATCTGCTCAAGAGCCTGTTTGCCTTAGGCCCAGATAAACCCGGCGCGACCAGCGTCGGGTAAGCATTGTTGAAGACCGCCCGTGTTTTTGTCCTGCCAACGATAAGAAAGCAGGGAAGTATAGACATGGCAGTTCTGGTAACGGGCGGCGCGGGTTACATCGGCAGCCACATGGCCTGGGCCTTGCTCGACGCGGGCGAGGAAGTTGTCGTTCTCGACCGGCTCTCGACCGGTTTTCGCTGGGCCGTGCCGGCCGAGGCGCGCTTCTATCTCGGCGACGTCGGCGACCGCGCCGTTCTTTCGCAGATCTTTGCGGAAAACGACATCAACGCGATCCTGCACTTCGCGGGCTCGATCGTGGTGCCGCAATCGGTCGCCAACCCGCTGGATTATTACGAGAACAACACCGGCAATACCCGGCTGCTGGCCGCTGCCGCGATTGCCGCCGGTATTCGCCATTTTGTCTTCTCTTCGACGGCTGCCGTTTATGGAGACCAGAAAGACGACACCCCCGTCTTCGAAAACGCAGACCTGCATCCGAAAAACCCCTATGGCCAGTCGAAGCTGATGTCGGAGATGATGCTGCGCGATGCCGCCGCGGCGCATGATTTCCGTTTCGTGGCGCTGCGGTATTTCAACGTTGCCGGCGCCGACCCGCTCGGCCGCACCGGCCTGTCGACCGAGGGCGCCACCCATCTCATCAAGATCGCCTGCGAGGCAGAGCTCGGCAAGCGCCGTGGGGTCGATGTCTACGGGACCGATTATTCGACACCCGATGGTACCGGCATCCGCGACTATATCCATGTCACCGACCTCGTGGACGCGCATTTGAAGGCCCTGAGCTACCTGCGCCGCGGCGGCGAACCTCTGATCGCCAACTGCGGTTACGGCCGTGGCTACTCGGTCCTGGAGGTTCTGGACGCCGTGATGCGGGTTGGCGGCCGCAAGTTCGAAATCCGCTATGGACCCCGCCGGCCGGGCGACGCGGCAAGCGTGGTCGCCAATTCGACGCTGGCGCGCCGGCTGCTTGACTGGAAACCGCGCCACGACGATCTCGATCTCATCGTCGAGACTGCGATCTCCTGGGAGAAGGGGCTGGCTTCCCGCAAGGCAGAAGACCTCAAGTCGCTGCAGAGCAGGCTGGCGTCGGCACGCTTCTAGGTTCCGGATCGGCACGGAAATTCATGGAACATCCTCGGCCTTCCTGGGTTTGACCTGGGCGGGCAAACCCAATCCGCCGGTTCTGCCGGTGGTTGAACGGAGGAAATCCCATGACTTTCAAGCTTGTTACCGTATCGATTCTTTCCCTCGGCCTGGCGGCCGGTGGGGCGCTTGCCCAGACCAGCGGCAAGGGTAATGCAACTACCAACGGAACCTCGGCCAGCGAGAGCAGCGACAGCCAGAAGAAGATCGATCCCAACGCCACCAACAGCACGACCGGCGGCGCCATGGGCAATGCGGCGGGCACCAAGGACACGCGCACCAACTGCGCTCCGAACCTTCAGACACGGGGCTCTGCCACCACGCCTGATACGACCGGCACCGCATCGGTTCCCTCAGGCCAGGCCGGCACGAACACGAACGGTCAGGCCTCGGACTGCTGATCTGAACGTCTTTCCCCAAGAAGGCCGGCATCGTCCGGCCTTTTTTGTGGCCGTCGATTCCGTCGCATGGCGTCTTTGAGGATTTGCCGATAAGGGAAAGCCTTCTCGATATCGGTATCCCATCATGCGACGCGTTCTGCTTTGTACCTTCCTCCTGCTGCCTCTGACGGCCGGTGCTCAGGATTTGCCCCAGAAGCAGTCCCCAAACCCTTCCTTGACGCAAAATACCGCGCCCTCTTCCAAACTGGTCGAGCCGCATCTGCATGTCAGCCGTTCCGGCAATGCCAGCCGTCCCCGGGTGGCGCTGACCTTCGATGCCTGCATGGGCAAGGCGGACGAGCGCATCCTGTCCACCTTGGTCAGAGAGAGAATTCCCGCGACCATTTTCGTTACGGCCCGCTGGCTGAGAAACAACCCGCAGTCGGTCACAATCTTTCTACAGAATCTCGACCTCTTCGAACTGGAAAACCACGGCCAGAACCATGTGCCGGCGGTCGATGTGCCCGTCCTGATCTACGGCATCGCCGCTGCCGGATCGCCCGAAGCGGTTCGCCAGGAAGTGTCAGGCGGCGCTGATGCCATGCTGGCGGCGGGTTTTTCCGCACCACGCTGGTTCCGCGGCTCGACCGCCAAATACGATCCTTCGGCGATACGCCAGATCCGCGATATGGGCTATCGGGTCGCCGGTTATTCGCTGAACGGCGACGGCGGTTCCCTGCTCGGTGCCGACGTCACCGAAAAACGCATCGCTGCCGCCAAGGACGGCGATGTCGTCCTCGCGCATATCAACCAGCCCACGCATGCGGCCGGCGAGGGCGTGGCCCGCGCGCTGGTTGCCCTGAAACGGCGCGGCGTCGAGTTCGTACGCCTTTCCGACGTGGACGGCATCGGCGACGACGACACGACCCGGTGAGGACGCGGTCTCTCGAGCCATTTTCTCTCGAACCACTTTGATCCCTGAACACAGATCGGGGGAGAGACGGATCCCGTCTCTCCCCCGATCTGGTTTCGGCAATGGGTCGTATTTAGCGGACGACCTGAACGACCGTGCGGGTCTGCGGATCGACGATGACGCGCTGTTCGTTCACCACCGCATAGGCGTATTTCGGGCTGTCCGGAACCGGGGTCAGCACGACCGTTTCGGGGATGGGCTTGCCGACGACGATCTTCTCCTTGACGACGACGGGCGATGCCGGGGCGGGAGCCTGTTCCACATAGGTAACGACGCGTTGCGGCGGCGGGTCGATGGCGGTACCGGCAACTGCGCCGGCAACGCCGCCGACGGCGGCCCCGACCGGGCCTCCGATGATCGCACCGGTGACGGCGCCGCCGGCCGCACCATTGACGGTGCCTTGCTGGGCCGAAGCAACAGGTGCGAGGACGCCGAGTATTGCGGCGGAAACAATAAGGATCTTGGTCTTCATGATGGTTTCTCCTTCTGGGTGTTGTGACGCGGGCGAAAATTCGCGCCGCGCCTTGGAATGCGATCGAGGCTGCTATCTCGTGACTGGAGCCGGCGGCTCGATCTTGGGCAGGGTCACGTCGATGCCGATGTCGCGGTTTCCGAGGTAACC
This genomic window from Neorhizobium galegae contains:
- a CDS encoding polysaccharide deacetylase family protein: MRRVLLCTFLLLPLTAGAQDLPQKQSPNPSLTQNTAPSSKLVEPHLHVSRSGNASRPRVALTFDACMGKADERILSTLVRERIPATIFVTARWLRNNPQSVTIFLQNLDLFELENHGQNHVPAVDVPVLIYGIAAAGSPEAVRQEVSGGADAMLAAGFSAPRWFRGSTAKYDPSAIRQIRDMGYRVAGYSLNGDGGSLLGADVTEKRIAAAKDGDVVLAHINQPTHAAGEGVARALVALKRRGVEFVRLSDVDGIGDDDTTR
- the mscL gene encoding large conductance mechanosensitive channel protein MscL, with translation MISEFRSFVAKGNVVDLAVGIIIGAAFTGIVKSLVDDIVMPIVGAITGGGFDFSNYFLALSSTVTAPSLAAAREQGAVFAYGNFITVLINFLILAFIIFLMVKAVNKMRLADEKKSADETPAPPPADIQLLSEIRDILKTK
- a CDS encoding pyridoxal phosphate-dependent aminotransferase, with product MSIISSLSPRAVAAPESGIVEVLNYARGREGLIPLWAGEGDLPSPDFINRAATEALLGGETFYTWQRGIPELRQALSDYYTRHFSVSLPVEHFYVTGSGMHAIMLAVQAVTSPGDEMIYLSPTWPNIISAIEISGAHSVGLPLDFVGGRWSLDLAKLEAKITPKTKGLFINTPANPTGWTATLDDLKNILTLARKHGIWIVADEIYARYYYGGAPRAPSFLDIMEDGDRIIFANSFSKNWSMTGWRVGWIVAPPEMGQVIENLVQYSNSGVAQFLQRGAVVALNQGDDFVNANIARATEARDILCDALIATNRVETLKPDGALYAFVKVDGITDSRSAALDIVDKIGVALAPGSAFGKGGELFLRACFLRDPKQIKEAAGRLSDYIKRL
- the galE gene encoding UDP-glucose 4-epimerase GalE, with protein sequence MAVLVTGGAGYIGSHMAWALLDAGEEVVVLDRLSTGFRWAVPAEARFYLGDVGDRAVLSQIFAENDINAILHFAGSIVVPQSVANPLDYYENNTGNTRLLAAAAIAAGIRHFVFSSTAAVYGDQKDDTPVFENADLHPKNPYGQSKLMSEMMLRDAAAAHDFRFVALRYFNVAGADPLGRTGLSTEGATHLIKIACEAELGKRRGVDVYGTDYSTPDGTGIRDYIHVTDLVDAHLKALSYLRRGGEPLIANCGYGRGYSVLEVLDAVMRVGGRKFEIRYGPRRPGDAASVVANSTLARRLLDWKPRHDDLDLIVETAISWEKGLASRKAEDLKSLQSRLASARF
- a CDS encoding DUF1236 domain-containing protein translates to MKTKILIVSAAILGVLAPVASAQQGTVNGAAGGAVTGAIIGGPVGAAVGGVAGAVAGTAIDPPPQRVVTYVEQAPAPASPVVVKEKIVVGKPIPETVVLTPVPDSPKYAYAVVNEQRVIVDPQTRTVVQVVR